From the Pomacea canaliculata isolate SZHN2017 linkage group LG14, ASM307304v1, whole genome shotgun sequence genome, one window contains:
- the LOC112555335 gene encoding fucolectin-like: protein MTHLLGKPFFTHPDSLHNTKKLFYFYLYFVSSVFASENVALRKPARQISTRHPNATADKAVNGNTDGDYFHGSCTHTNDTYNTWWKVDLMGFYNITSVQLFTRTDCCSTRLQNFEVRVSDLDPTTFPSVEGQRCIFFSQQVAITGSLLTCSRPITGRYVSLYKAADEVLTICEMFVFGTKHDFSGTYELLQDNSRLNSSAVTSLTAPSRIGCALKCTSDVTCLAFNVMASGTSSRGVACELLGLAEFSLTLQAHTGWRAYRRVVK from the exons atgacacacctaCTTGGCAAACCTTTCTTCACACACCCGGACAGTcttcacaacacaaaaaagttgttttatttctacctCTATTTCGTCTCATCTGTTTTTG CTTCTGAGAATGTGGCGCTGAGAAAGCCGGCTCGTCAAATCTCGACTAGACACCCAAACGCAACGGCGGACAAGGCGGTAAATGGCAACACCGATGGTGACTATTTTCACGGCTCCTGTACCCACACAAATGACACCTACAACACCTGGTGGAAGGTGGACCTGATGGGCTTCTACAACATCACCAGCGTGCAGCTCTTCACGAGGACGGATTGTTGCT CAACAAGATTACAAAACTTCGAAGTGCGTGTATCTGACCTTGACCCGACGACCTTTCCGTCCGTTGAAGGACAGCGGTGCATCTTCTTCAGTCAACAAGTGGCTATAACCGGAAGTTTGCTCACGTGCTCTCGTCCAATCACAGGCCGCTACGTCAGTCTGTACAAGGCTGCCGACGAGGTTCTCACCATCTGCGAGATGTTTGTCTTTGGGACGAAGCACGACTTTTCTG GTACGTACGAGCTACTGCAGGACAACTCCCGCCTCAATTCTtccgctgtgacgtcactaactgCGCCCTCGCGCATTGGTTGCGCTTTGAAGTgtaccagtgacgtcacgtgcctCGCTTTCAACGTCATGGCGTCAGGAACAAGTTCACGCGGTGTTGCCTGCGAACTTCTGGGACTTGCAGAGTTTAGCCTGACACTTCAAGCCCACACCGGATGGAGAGCTTACAGGCGCGTGGTGAAGTGA
- the LOC112555551 gene encoding fucolectin-like — protein sequence MTHLVGKPFFTHLCLDTHRFTQVVLFCIYLYFLSAVLASENVALRKPARIISSAFPLGTADKVVDGDTNGYFYHYSCTHTYEVTNTWWKVDLMGFYNITSVQLFTRTDCCSSRLQNFEVRVSDLDPTTFPSVEGQRCVFFSQQVALTGNLLNCSRPITGRYVSVYKPANDALTICEIFVFGTKLDFSGTYQLVQDNSRLNSSAVTSLTAPSRIGCAVKCTSDVTCLAFNVMASGTSSHGVACELLGLAEFSLTLQAHTGWRAYRRVVK from the exons ATGACACACCTGGTGGGGAAAcctttcttcacacacctgtGTCTGGACACACATCGTTTCACACAAGTGGTGTTGTTTTGTATCTACCTGTATTTCCTCTCAGCTGTTCTTG CTTCTGAGAATGTGGCGCTGAGAAAGCCGGCTCGTATAATCTCTAGTGCCTTCCCACTCGGAACGGCGGACAAGGTCGTAGATGGCGACACCAATGGTTACTTTTATCACTACTCCTGTACCCACACTTATGAAGTCACTAACACCTGGTGGAAGGTGGACCTGATGGGCTTCTACAACATCACCAGCGTGCAGCTCTTCACGAGGACAGATTGTTGCT CATCAAGATTACAAAACTTCGAAGTGCGTGTATCTGACCTTGACCCTACGACCTTTCCGTCCGTTGAAGGACAGCGGTGCGTCTTCTTCAGTCAACAAGTGGCTCTAACCGGAAATTTGCTCAACTGCTCTCGTCCCATCACAGGTCGCTACGTCAGTGTGTACAAGCCTGCCAACGATGCTCTCACGATCTGCGAGATTTTTGTCTTCGGGACAAAGCTCGACTTTTCTG GTACGTACCAACTAGTGCAGGACAACTCCCGCCTCAATTCTtccgctgtgacgtcactaacagCGCCCTCGCGCATCGGCTGCGCTGTGAAGTgtaccagtgacgtcacgtgcctCGCTTTCAACGTCATGGCGTCAGGAACAAGTTCACACGGTGTTGCCTGCGAACTTCTGGGACTTGCAGAGTTTAGCCTGACACTTCAAGCCCACACCGGATGGAGAGCTTACAGGCGCGTGGTGAAGTGA